The genomic stretch tattgaaagataacaccattaatattaataaaaacttacCATTATGAATGTTATTAGTATTTAATCAGGAACTCCTAAAACATCAGAAAAAATAACCTAGttaaaaaaacattgaaatgaTATTTCCACGATgcacaattatatttttatatatatattaatattaacaaatcaaaaggatttcttttttaaacacaGATACATTTGacaatattttaatcgaatatgCGGCTTACCGTGATGCAATTATAccggaaaaaggaaatatccaGAATAGTAGTTAGTAGTCACGGATTCAGAGTAAATGCACTGCAACGCACTCtacaagaaaacaaatttactctctatcatttttatgaaaagaaaacaagctCTGTCGGTAAAAATCAAAAGTGtgtaaatctatatatatatatatatatatatatatatatatatagatgcaaTATCTTACGTGTAACGTGATAAAGCTATAGTTCTTTACGTTTAAATTGATTGTTGGAGAACAAAAccagttaataatttttataacatttttgaacgatataaattattttttacttttatacaaaatttaacTATATCATTAAGGTAAACTAAAGCACATACAcgtcattaattataatatgatcaTACATAAATTTCAGACAATTTAATTCACAagtttacataaaaatatttgtgccTATAGTATGACAGAGCACAATTTTCCTACTTTACAAAATGATCGAATTCTCAAAACAATTCGTGGCGAATCAGTAGATAAAGTTCCTGTATGGATTATGAGACAAGCAGGACGTTATCTTCCAGAATTTCAAGAAGTTCGTGCTAAGCATGATTTCTTTGACGTTTGTCAAAATCCATCATTAGCATGTGAAGTAACGTTACAGCCTATTAAACGCTTTGATCTAGATGCAAGCATTATATTTTCTGATATTTTAACAATTCCACAAGCAATGGGTTTGACAGTTGAAATGGTTCCGAAAGTTGTAAGTAGTTTATATAGTATTAATTCaagtatatattcttataaaaattttaatgtgaTTATATAGGGGCCAGTTTTACCTCAACCCTTAAATGATCCATCAGATTTATCAAGATTGGTAAAACctgaagtagaaaaagatttgaaaTATGTTGGAGatgcaataacattaactCGTCATAAGCTAGAAGGAAAGGTCCCGCTTATAGGATTTACTGGAGCacccgttaatattatttatatttgtctcaaacaatatatattaacacCAATATACAATAATCATCATATAATTTTAGTGGACGTTGATGGGTTATATGATTCAAGGCGGTGGTAGTTCTACAATGGCTAAACCACGCATTTGGCTCTACAAATATCCAAATGAGTCACATCAATTGTTAAAACTCATTACTGATGTAGTAATAGATTATTTGGTGATGCAAGTTAAAGCTGGTGCTCAGGttataattaactttttatttaattataattattatataatatgcaaGTATTCATTAacattcaatattatattgtagttattacaAGTTTTTGAAAGTAATGGAGATTATCTTAATGATGAATTATTTTCCAAATATTCTCTTCCATATCTTATAAAGATCAGTAAAGAGGTAAAGGCAAAATTGAAAGAACAAAATGTTACGCAAGTACCaatggtaaaatttattttctttaaacaatttttttaatatttcaacaatTACAAAACCAACATTCTTTTGTAGATTGTTTTTCCTAAAGGTGCAACGATGAATTCTTTAGAAATGCTTGCAAAAGAACAATGCTATGACGTAATAGGTCTAGATTGGACTGTAGATCCAGTGGAAGCAAGAAATCGATTGGGAACTAATGTTACTTTACAAGGAAATATGGACCCATGCGCATTATTTACCACTGcagtaattattaaaaacttttatttcattaaaaaaaaaaaaaaaaaaataaaagaaacggatttgcgtatatataagtattttttattactaggATAATGTTAATCATAGAGCTCAACAAATGGTAAAAGTAATTGGTAAAAGTAGATATATAGCAAATTTGGGTCATGGCATTTTACCAGATACGCCGATCTCTTCAGTCGAAGCTTTTATAAAAGGTGTTCAtgaagtataaatatatgtgggATAATGCAATGatgaatatgtataatatatatgtacataaagaaaatacaatatatacaatatacaatgtattttttaataaaatcgtatatcatttaattattatattttcttcaaaaaaaaaaaaaaaaaaaaaaaaaacgatcaaATTGAATCGTATTAAAGTGAGAAATTATCGTAAGTTCAAATATCCCGCCGAACATATCTATATAGCCAATCATAATGTCACGTGCTTTTTACTTGTTCGAACAGACCAAGTATAAAGTTGGCCACGATGATTATAGCTGCAGTTCTACATTCATCTTTTCGCATGTTGAAGTTCTGTCAGCAGTCTATTTTATCCCTTCTATGAAACGTTTAActgaaaaagtaattattgaatttgtaaaaacgcatcaatatattaaaaatttagtgggggatttatttttgaaaattttcgttaGAATGGAGAGTTCTCATATTATCGAAAGTGTGGATTGTGATAGTACGACAAAACCGAAAGATAGGTTAGTTAATTTATTGGATCAAATAGAATTACATGTAGAACAACTTCGAAGAGATGCCTGGAGActtgaagaagagaaggatacATTATTAAGTACTTTAGATACCATTAGAAACAACGAACTACTAGGTTCCTTGGAAGAACGTGagttttataattgatatcatAAGATCTATCTATTCGAATATTCAAGTTGTATCTAGAAATCTCGTTGAAACGTTGCAAAGTTATATTATCAGTTCGTAGAAGCAATCATATCAAGTCattcatgtttcttttttttttttttcttttttcaaatacgatacatttttgtttttagatGTTTATATGATAGTGTCGATGTTTTAGAtaagttttaatataaatttttacattttttcatttaaaaattatactctTCAActctattaattaaaataccgAGCTCGAAAAAGTTCGagaaaatcaatatatttgaTCAAGATAGTTTATTTAGTAATTATTAGTTTGAATTTCAATAATCTTTatagtttatattaatttataaaaaatgcaaaaagaaaacaacaacagaattattcaaaagattttattatcatgGCTTTGCATTGTTTCAAAGAACAAAtaggtaatatatatgtttaggttaagtaatatatatgtatgtatatatgtatatatgtatatatatatatatatatatatacatatatatataaatgataattgtaattttcaattcataaaattgttcatgctgtgtattatttttttaagtgttgttaattcataaatatttagattACATATTAATAGTAAGATCTTTATGCCCTTTTTAAGCAGCAGACAAAGATGACGTATTACGATATGCAGAAAGATTGTCTATGCGGTGTTTAACCGTAGATGTTTTAGTAAAGATACAACGTGATAATGTGCAGCAGGAAGCATTACATCAAGTATGTttcatcatatatttatatatatatatatatatatcttttttttttataacataaaaaaaattttttaacataatataaattatattatatcatttatagtaaaatataatatgtatgtttcAGGTAAATGGTTTAATAGATAGTTTAATTGTTAATCTTCGTCAAGACCCTAGTGGAACTCGACAAAAATGTGCTGCATTTATGAATGCTTGTTCTTCTCAAGCGATAGGTCATTCGGACAAAAATTTTGAAACTGCTATTCTTGGATGTACTTTAGATGACCAAAAAAGAGTGAAGAAAAGATTGCAAGGTTTATTggattatattgataaaatgCACACCATTGAATTTCAGTAAAAGATCTATGGTATTATGTATATTGCGAATATATTGATTTATGCATTTTCGTAATATGTGTTTTTAGTAAAGTTCTGATATTgcataaaatgaatattaaagaaGATGCTTAAGTAATCATTTACAAtacatgtaataaaaatataatttctctctGCATTTGCTATGAGTACGCGATGAACATTTCATGAGTTAagcatctttatttttaattgttaagaGAAGGTGAACTTATTACATTATGTACTATAAAAAAACTGATTTTACGCAGCCTACGTTACAATGAATAGAATTGATggtgtatatattaatgtatgtGCACTAACTTTAAGATTGATATCAACAATTCCATTCGGTGtacaagaatattattaacatatgtGATATgcaaagaattttataaagaaataatagcacAGGCCGGAGCTTCCTTACCTGcaacataaattataaaattatgattatacaTCATAATTACACGTGT from Vespa crabro chromosome 6, iyVesCrab1.2, whole genome shotgun sequence encodes the following:
- the LOC124424622 gene encoding BAG family molecular chaperone regulator 2 isoform X2, which produces MSRAFYLFEQTKYKVGHDDYSCSSTFIFSHVEVLSAVYFIPSMKRLTEKVIIEFVKTHQYIKNLVGDLFLKIFVRMESSHIIESVDCDSTTKPKDRLVNLLDQIELHVEQLRRDAWRLEEEKDTLLSTLDTIRNNELLGSLEEPDKDDVLRYAERLSMRCLTVDVLVKIQRDNVQQEALHQVNGLIDSLIVNLRQDPSGTRQKCAAFMNACSSQAIGHSDKNFETAILGCTLDDQKRVKKRLQGLLDYIDKMHTIEFQ
- the LOC124424622 gene encoding BAG family molecular chaperone regulator 2 isoform X1 — translated: MSRAFYLFEQTKYKVGHDDYSCSSTFIFSHVEVLSAVYFIPSMKRLTEKVIIEFVKTHQYIKNLVGDLFLKIFVRMESSHIIESVDCDSTTKPKDRLVNLLDQIELHVEQLRRDAWRLEEEKDTLLSTLDTIRNNELLGSLEEPADKDDVLRYAERLSMRCLTVDVLVKIQRDNVQQEALHQVNGLIDSLIVNLRQDPSGTRQKCAAFMNACSSQAIGHSDKNFETAILGCTLDDQKRVKKRLQGLLDYIDKMHTIEFQ
- the LOC124424684 gene encoding uroporphyrinogen decarboxylase — protein: MTEHNFPTLQNDRILKTIRGESVDKVPVWIMRQAGRYLPEFQEVRAKHDFFDVCQNPSLACEVTLQPIKRFDLDASIIFSDILTIPQAMGLTVEMVPKVGPVLPQPLNDPSDLSRLVKPEVEKDLKYVGDAITLTRHKLEGKVPLIGFTGAPWTLMGYMIQGGGSSTMAKPRIWLYKYPNESHQLLKLITDVVIDYLVMQVKAGAQLLQVFESNGDYLNDELFSKYSLPYLIKISKEVKAKLKEQNVTQVPMIVFPKGATMNSLEMLAKEQCYDVIGLDWTVDPVEARNRLGTNVTLQGNMDPCALFTTADNVNHRAQQMVKVIGKSRYIANLGHGILPDTPISSVEAFIKGVHEV
- the LOC124424622 gene encoding BAG family molecular chaperone regulator 2 isoform X3, which encodes MESSHIIESVDCDSTTKPKDRLVNLLDQIELHVEQLRRDAWRLEEEKDTLLSTLDTIRNNELLGSLEEPADKDDVLRYAERLSMRCLTVDVLVKIQRDNVQQEALHQVNGLIDSLIVNLRQDPSGTRQKCAAFMNACSSQAIGHSDKNFETAILGCTLDDQKRVKKRLQGLLDYIDKMHTIEFQ